TGACTTCATAACCCAATAGTTGTTCCACATAGACCTCTTCCTCAAGAATTATGTTCAAGAATTCcgatttgacatccatttgttgTATCTTCCAATGAGTATGGGCTGCCAAAGCAATAATCAAATGAATAGTTTCAAGACGAACAACAGAGGCAAATACCTCATCATAGTCGATGCCATGTCGTTGGCTATACCCTTTCACCACTAGTCTCGCCTTGTGTTTCTCAACATCGCCATTGATTTTTCTCTGTCTTGTATACCCATTTCACTTCAATCGGTTTGTGCCCTTTTGGAAGCTTGGTCAACTCCCATATGTCATTTTTCTCTATCGCTCGAATTTCTTCATCCATTACATCCTTCTATTTCTTGCTTGCAATGGCTTATTGGAAACTAATAGGCTCACAATCACCAAAAAGACAATAGAGAATTAtgtcattttgattttcatttaccTCATTAAGTTTCCGAAGACTTCGAGTTCCTCTTGGGCCAATTTCGTTCTCCGAATCACTAGATGAACCTTCAGATAATGGTCGATCGGTCGAATGAGATGGCACTGGAATGGGCAAACCTTCACCCATTTCATCCTTGGTCAGCTCATTTTCATCGTCTTCTTCAAAATATGGAAGGAAATCATACTCCTCCTCTTGTATATTCCAATCCCAATAGGCTTCCTCATAAAAAACAACATCACGACTAATCATTACCTTCCCATTCAAAGGATTGTAAAGATGATAACCCTTTGAACTTGCATCATAGCCGATGAAGATGAGTTTCTCGCTTCAATCATCGAGCTTGGTCCTTTTTTCTTCCGACACATGAGCATATGAATACTCCCAAACACCTTGAAGTGACAAAGTTCAGGCTTTCTTCCGTTCCATGCTTCTTGAGGCGTCTTGTCAAGCAAACTTTTGGTTGGTGCTCGATTTGTCAAATAAACCGCACAAGCTACGACCTCCGCCCAAAATTCCCTCGGCATCTTCTTTGTctttagcatgtttcttgtcATATTCAAGATTGTCCAATTCTTCCTCTCCATCACGCCATTTTGTTGCAGTGTCCTTGGGACTGTTAACAGGCGTCGGATGCCTTTTTCATCACAAAATTGTATGAACTCATTTGATGTAAATTCACCACCTCAACCGGTTCTCGTGGCCTTGATTGTAAGGTTGCTTTCAGTCTCCACACGTGCTTTAAATCTCTTgaagatttcaaatacttatgatttttccttcaaaaagtacacccatgtttttttagaaaaatcatcaataaagagaaggaaatatttacttttaccaTGAGACTCTAGTTTGATCATTCCATACACATCGGCATGGATGAGTTCTACAGGCTTCTTTGCTCTTGTGATAGATTCCTTTGGAAAACTACTTCGATGATGTTTGCCAAGCAAACGCCCTTCACACACATACTTGGTTTAGCTTGTGAATGTGTGGTAAACCTCgcaccatcttcttcttcgacaAATCTTGTAGACTTTCAAAATTGAGGTACCCCAACCATAGATGCCATAGCCAAGAGAGATCTTCATAACACGTCTTCAAGCATTTTGGAACATCATTACATATATTCAAAGGAAACATTTGGTTTTTAGTCATGGAGACATTAGCAATAAGTCTCTCATGATTATCCCTCAAATACaaacaattatttttcatttgaacttCAAAATCTTTTTCTAATAATTGTCCACactcaatatattatttttgacATTGGGAATGTAAtaaatatttgtgatatattgattttctccattttttaatCGAATGAGAATTTTACCTATTCCTTTGATGGTAGCCAAAGAATTGTCTCCAAATGCAATATTAACTTTCTCCATCTCgttcaactccacaaacatCTCGCGTTTTCCACACATGTGATTCGAGGCTCTTATGTCAAGATACCACATACTATCTTGACTCTCTTCTTCTCCCTTTGAAACCATAAATAAGGTTCCATTCTCCTCTGCATAATTAGATTGCCTTTGATGGGCTTTTGATGTGCTAGCGGTTGATCGGTCCTGATGATTTTGATCAATCGACTCTGTTTGAGATGAGTAACACTCATTTGCATAATGTCCATATTTGttacaattataacattttacctGAGATTTATCTCTCCCGGACCTTCCACCACATCTTCCATGACCTCGACCTCCTCTTCCACTTGAGGATTCATACGAGTTTTGAGAAAAATCAGTGTTGGCTTCACCTCTTCCACCATGGCCTCAACCACCACGACCTCTTCCACGTTCATGACTATTCTCCTCCTTGATTTTGAGTTGGAGAAGTTATTCAATGGTCTCTGTTTGCTCCatcctccttttctttttctcctcataGGCTTGTAACGAGCCTATAAATTGTTCAATTGTCATGTTCTCGAAATCCTGTGTCTCTTCGATCGTCGTGGCGATAATCTGGAACTTTGTATTTAGGCTTTGTAGAACCTTCTCAATGACACGAACATCGGTGATTTCTTCACCATTCCATCTCAATTGGTTGATGACAGCCATTACTTTTGTGTGATATTCCTCTATCACCTCCGTTTCCTTCATTTGTAAAGATTCAAACTCACCATGTAAGGTTTGCACCCAGACCTTTTTCACACGATCGGCTCCTCTAAGAGTCGATTGGAGCTTGTCCCATGCCGCCTTTGACGTCTACGCATTGGCGATGGTCTCAAATGTATCTTCGTCCACCAATTGATACAAAATATAAAGGGCCTTCTTGTCCTTCTTTCTTGTCTCCTTTAATGTATCTCTTTGCGCTTGATTGGCTCCAGCTTCTACCTCTTGAAAACCGTTCTCTACGATCTCTCACACGTCTTGTGCTCCTAGTAACGCTTTTATCTTGATGCTCCAATTTTCATAGTTAAGCTTGGTAAGTATTGGTAGTTGAAGTGAACCTATCCCACCGTTggccatttttctctcaatattttctactagctctgataccactatgttagaaaaaaaagtggaggacaaatatgaaaaatgagagatatatATTCCATTCAACTATGCATGTCTTTATATAGGCTTACAAACATAACCATAGGAATGCCAATGGTTACAAAAATctcataactcacataactcctataacttaaaaatgtcatcaaatgctcataactcacataactcctataactTAAAAATCactattgattacaaaaaaaataaaaagttacaaaatccaaaagtcacactaaatatgacaaataaagtttaataatgacaaactTTTCAACAAACTAGATAACGCCTAATGGAAAAATTGCTTTGATTGGAAAatgcaacatttttttttgtgtaatatGTCTCTTCTCTTCATGCATGAATTTATAAACTATACTAGATGGCAAGGAATGGTCATAGTTAGATGGCAATGAATGGTCATAGTTACATTATTCTTCATGATGTcaacttttaaatttagattGTTTAAAAGAtgtaataaattgaaaattaactagTAGCCCACATTTGTTAtagtacaaaaaataaaaaaatttgatattaGGTTTATTACGATGAGAATCTATTATTTACTCGAATGGTTTGcttgaaaaagaaatatcatgactattgtatttaaattttagattaaaacATATTACTATTATCATTCTTGTATGTGTGCTAAGAAGAAAGATTGAGGGAATATCAGAAATTTGATAATTTCTCCTCCGACTAGAATAAAAGATCCGATTAAAGCGACTAATTGATTGTATGCATATTGTCTATACATCTGGTTGATTTCTGGTTGAAGGAGAGGAGAAAGAAAttgttaaattttgaatattactATTATCATTCTCGTGTGTGTTAAAAAGGAAGATCGAAAAACTCAAACCAAATCATGAACGTTGATGAAGTCAGTTCTCTTTCCATTCTCTCTTAAATATATAGCTCACACTTGAGTtcgtttttaaaaatcaaggtAACTTGGccaaatattttttagttgttCTGGCTCCCATGCAAGAAGATACATATAGAAGAAGTATGCCCAACAAGTGAAGGTTTCATTGAGACTCTCTCTTTTCTGTGTTGCGAATTGTAGAGTACATTTCCTAGTTgtattcaaaaaaatatattgactAGAGGCGAGTCCCgactatatgtatatatatatacacacatacgTACATATGTCGATatttcaataatttaatattcataacgaagtggatgatattattttgacaaatattgtaaaaatgTTATTCATTAACATTGAAAATGttaatattaaaatagaaataaatttaaGCACACATTATAATTTTGGCTAAAATCGTCCTTCTCACTTGtcatttaacttttaaaaacatgagtgtgcttaatttaatttcaatataatttaaccagctgaagttttctaataacaaatatataaagGTAGTTTTGCAACAATAAAATGGTTAAAACATGCTTGATTTAGTGATATTGGCATAACATTCGTTTCTAAAGGTTGAAGGTTTGATCTACTACTTTATTGTTGTGAAAAAAAAGTTGcaacaataaaatgaaaaaaaaaaagagtttttattcatcaattcaaatacaatttatgagcttttaatcattttagaaaATTGAAACCTTTTGACCATGGATCCATATGGCAGCTTGAAGCACTAAAACAATATCATGAAAGCTTTTTACacaataatatatgatattgggaaagggaaaaagaaaaaaaatgggaacTACCACAGGAtaataatctaaaataatataaagcACCTCCATGATGTTGCCACGTGGAACCCACATCAAGCCTTGAATGGATAACCACACAGCAGATCatatcatcatcattttcaaaaaaaaaacatagccAAAAGACCAattatttcatcataaaaacAGGCTATAAATATGAAACCAagttccaatttttcaatttaggaGAGACAACAAATTAGCCTTAGCTTCTTGAAgtgttcttcttcctcctccataaacatttctttctttctttttatttttctttttattttttcttccttttcttcccCAAGCctcttcaaataataataatattaaataaataataataaaaatggaaGGAAAGGGAAATGGAATTGCCAATTTTGTTGAGGGAGCACAGCCTTACATTGCTATGATCTCTCTCCAATTTGGCTATGCTGGGATGAACATCATCACCAAGGTAGCTCTCAACCGTGGAATGAGCCATTACGTTCTCGTCACCTATCGACAAGCCTTTGCCACTATTGCCCTCGCTCCGTTTGCGTTCTTCCTTGAAAGGTTGTTCTTTCTAAGACCTCTTTTCGTATGTTTGGAAGTGCTTTTGAAATAAGTTATCTTAGTCTTTTTTAAGTACTCGCTGTtttatcttagttttttttaagtacTCTTTAATACTAATATAGATGTTTTTTTGCCAGGAAAGTGAGACCCAAGATTAGTTTCCCTATGTTGATGCAGATTTTCCTTCTGGGTTTATTAGGGTTAGTgcaaatttttggtttttttttttttttttggaaaaaaaagaaatgttcagtttttttatcaattcattttttgagttttttggttgaaattgttttcttttttctttttggtcaGGCCAGTGATTGATCAAAACTTTTATTATGCTGGGTTGAAGCTCACTTCTCCTACCTTTTCATGTGCCATGAGTAATATGCTTCCTGCAATGACATTCATCTTGGCTCTTCTTTGtaggtatgatattatccaCTTTGAAATGAAACTCGTAaaaggttatttttaaatttgcgTACTAAAACCTGTTTAAATTTTACTTTGAACTTGGTCtacaaaagtgattttatatCTCTTTCAAATCACTTCCAAATACACTCTAAGATCCATTATAAAATTGCTTTTGAACTCTACTTAAAGTTCCGTATAAGAAATCAAACTTGTTGTATACGTATTTGCACTGTTAATCGACTTTTACAAATTCgagttaataaattatatacatACCTCATCAAACCCTTTTAAAAAGCTGAAGATAAAAAGCAAAACTTTCTTGTTGCTAATAATGAAATACTTAggaatgagagagagagagaaaaaaaatatatatatatatataaagtaaaaTTATTTGGAGTTGATTGAtaaaatttgtttgtttatatggaaaataaaataaaaaggatggAGAAATTGGAGATGAAGAAAGTGAGGTGCCAAGCCAAGGTGGTGGGAACATTGGTGACAGTGGGTGGAGCCATTTTGATGACTTTATACAAAGGGAATGTCATAAGCTTCTTTTGGTCTCACCATAATTATCTTCACTCTTCTACTTCTTCCAATTACTACTCTTTTGAAAGCACTTATCAAGATTGGGTCAAGGGTTCCATTCTTCTCCTTTTTGCCAATCTTGCTTGGGCTTTGTTCTTCATCATTCAGGTACAAATATATACTCACGTTATTCTAGGGTTAAGTACTTGAACCTTCATATTTGTTCTATTTTAAccctttctccttttttttcaaatctggggtaaaaaagtatttttcacaGTGGAAGAATCGTATTTCTGATCTCGAAGTTGATTATACAAATTTTatactaattaaattatataaactcatttttataGCATAGTGTAGAAGACATAAGAGTTTGGTTATACACAAATATGTGTAATGTCACATCAAGATATTTTTGTCcaataataatatgaaattgTAATTTCAATCATAGCTTAACGAActgaaaaacaaaatgttttTGAGTTTGTTTTTATATGGTTTTTGAactttagaaaaaaatgtttaatagacTTCCAAACTTTCAGACTTATATCTATCTGATTTctaaactagaaaaaaaaagttagattagtccttaaactttcgATTTTTATCTCTAGTAaacctttaaattttaaatttaataggtCATTAATCTATTATTTAATACTCTCTTTTAAATTCACTGAGTTActagaaacaaaataaaaagtttagagtcttatatgatataaaattcaattttatataaaatagtggtcatttaagtttttaaaattttcatcatGTAATTTATGTTACTGATAGAttatatacaaaattgaaagattATGAAACATAACACTgagacatttttaaaatttagggacctaTTAGACATAATACTAAAAGTTTTGAAcaacgtatatatatataattttgaaagttcaaggaagTGACTTATAATTTGACCGTGATAACATAAACAGTAAGTTGGTCGGGATCGGATGGAATTAGGTCATATTATAATATGTATGTGgtttcaaggaaaaaaaaaagttgtaaatTAATTTGGGATGTTTACTACATTTTCAGGCAATGACATTGAGGAATTACACAGCTCATCTCTCACTTACAACCCTTGTTTGTTTCTTTGGGACTTTGCAATCCATGGCTGTCACCTTTGTAATGGAAAACAAAGCTTCTGTTTGGAACATTGGATGGGACATGAATCTTCTTGCTTCTGTTTATGCTGTAAGACTTTCTACCTctctttattttctatatattaatatataaaaaaaagagttataataatttaatatgaataataaaATTTCAGGGAATAGTTTCATCAAGCATAGCTTATTATGTCCAAGGGATGATTATGCAAAAGAGAGGACCTGTATTTGTCACAGCCTTTACCCCTATGATCATGATCATTGTTGCTATAATGGGCTCTTTCATGCTTGCTGAGAAGATCTATATCGGACGGTTAGTGTGAACACTTAACCTAAATGCTTAAGCTGATTAGTtacgataatttttttaattatatattcttAACATACTTCCTTATTTGTGACCAATTTAGAATTTAATGCCATATACAACAAATTGATTGCTAAAACGCCAATTGAGATGGGAATGTTGTTATTACGAGGAGTTTTGAACATACAACCTCATTAggtttaaattcaattattgaaCAAACAAAACATTCAAGTTTATAAAATTGTGGAAAATTCacaatttttttctattaattgtatctATTTGACACTCTAAAGTTTTGAATATACATGTCTATcttctttgaaattttgaagttttATTTACACCTTGCCCTCTTTATTAACATGCTAGCACACATCCTTAAAACTACAtcattaatttatgaaaattaaactaaaagtATGAATAGAGagatatttgttttttaaaagtttgaagactaaaatatatattttataataaatttagagatcaaaatGAAACAGTTAAAAATTCAAGGACCAAAATAGAGTAACTATGAGAGTACAAGAATAATATAAGATATAAATCAAAGATTTAAGATGGGTGAagtgtagatttttttttttttttttttaaaaaaaaaaagaaatcttaACTTTTAGATATGTGATTCTCATTTTTCATCAAAGATGATCTTGTTTCTTTTTCCACTCCGTCTATCCTTTTGAATTTGGAAAGTAACACAAGGTCTAATAAATGACTAAATTATCAAATTGCAATGTGTACATATCACCAAATTTTTACGAGATTCATTATTAAAGTTCAAACACAGAATCTTTTACTCTCTTACCAGGTTAAATCCAACATCCAATTCAAAAGTTTAAACTCGTAATTTACcgtaaatttaatcttttatccaTATCCTTTCAACTATAGTCCTAACTAaacatttgttttctttttcagtgTTGTTGGAGGAGTTGTAATGGTGGTGGGGCTGTACTCAGTGTTATGGGGAAAATACAAAGattacaaagaaaaagaagcaataatAGAAGAGATCAGCACCATTGTTGAACCAGTGAAGCTTTTAATAAGTGAAGGCAAATTAGTtgagcagaagaagaagaagaaattagcAACAATCATTGAAgaacaacaagaagaagaaacgaCATCAACATCATCAAACGACATTGAAACGCAAAGGAACGACACAACATCAAATGtcgacaataataataataatgttacaAATTTGCTTTGTCCTCCTCCACTACCCATTATTGTTGTTATACCTATGGTTGAAGCACCACCAAAagtttgatttcattttttaaaaaaaattagaaaaaattaaaaatcttttgaaaagaaagaaaaagagagaaataaaaagtTGGAAATGACCTTTGAAGAGTGGGAGGGAAAGGAAggattttttactttttttttttttttttccatctaatcttttatctttatcttttgtttttttctctctctcttttggaCAAATAATAGGGTTGTagattttgattatatgtgaatCAAATTAACCATATAGTCTGTAAATCTCAGACTGTTTTGTTATTTCATAATTTCAATACTTTTTTATACGTTCCCCTTCTAAATCCTAATTAGGTATGATGTATCATTTTGCTTTATTTTGTTCGGTGTTCGGTATAAATAACATCTTTTGTTGCCTCTAAATTTGTGTAAAAGAAACAGTTTAGTTCATGCATGAATACAGACGGTTACactttaatctttcatttttattcttttatgattaattttctaagttttttttttttttttttgtaataaaattATGTGCGTTGGCCGTATTCAAATGGGAGACCTTCAATATATTTAGACTGATGTGATAACAAATTATGACATTCCGTTGGAAAATGGATGTTTGATTCAAATTGGAATAATACTTTTTAGaggtttaattctctcattcacatattatcaaaaaaaaaatatataatataaaaaaaaataaagaaaaagaaaagaaaaaaaaaaccagaaataagttataaaaaaaggttttagtttcagtttatttattattttttttattttttaagaaacgaaaagtaataataattatcaaacatattatatttctagTTTTTAAATAGTAGTAAATATAAACGTTAGTAAATGAAGGTTTAGGGAcgagaaatattttttaaaaaacatttgatttttgtcaattaattaataatatctGATGTTgccttttagaaaaaaaaaaaaaaactaataaaatctGATGTTAGAGTTATTTGAtgttaataaaagaaaaatagaaaaataaaatcagtGTCCTATATGAatcaattgaaattgaaaaaaaaaaatctatgccTTTTTTTCTGACTCttattatttgataaatatCAATATTGAAGATTTATAAAACTTCCGTCATAAATgatatacaatataataaaataaggctaatttatatgttatttgtataaaaaaaaatatccttaaactttcaaaagttttaaaaatctcttta
The nucleotide sequence above comes from Benincasa hispida cultivar B227 chromosome 3, ASM972705v1, whole genome shotgun sequence. Encoded proteins:
- the LOC120072872 gene encoding WAT1-related protein At5g07050-like, with protein sequence MEGKGNGIANFVEGAQPYIAMISLQFGYAGMNIITKVALNRGMSHYVLVTYRQAFATIALAPFAFFLERKVRPKISFPMLMQIFLLGLLGPVIDQNFYYAGLKLTSPTFSCAMSNMLPAMTFILALLCRMEKLEMKKVRCQAKVVGTLVTVGGAILMTLYKGNVISFFWSHHNYLHSSTSSNYYSFESTYQDWVKGSILLLFANLAWALFFIIQAMTLRNYTAHLSLTTLVCFFGTLQSMAVTFVMENKASVWNIGWDMNLLASVYAGIVSSSIAYYVQGMIMQKRGPVFVTAFTPMIMIIVAIMGSFMLAEKIYIGRVVGGVVMVVGLYSVLWGKYKDYKEKEAIIEEISTIVEPVKLLISEGKLVEQKKKKKLATIIEEQQEEETTSTSSNDIETQRNDTTSNVDNNNNNVTNLLCPPPLPIIVVIPMVEAPPKV